One segment of Sinorhizobium sp. BG8 DNA contains the following:
- a CDS encoding ABC transporter permease yields MTALSDLTRRPGGTFSLAVVILICLLAIAAPLIAPHNPNAIAPAQRLADPSLQHLLGTDHLGRDIFSRLIFGARVALGVSLAVIAISLTTGVALGIAAALSPRAIDLFIAGMFDIVTSFPSVILALALVAVFGPGLGNVVLLVSIVFIPHFGRVARAQTITLRNSPFIEAEKVLGAEPWRVILHHITPNIIGPIFVLACMDIPVVITIEAGLSFLGLGVRPPLASWGNLLNDGYTYLDQSIWLATFSGTALIVATLGFSLLGEALRDTLDPKLRNAL; encoded by the coding sequence ATGACGGCTCTATCCGATCTGACGCGGCGGCCGGGCGGTACGTTCTCACTCGCCGTGGTCATTCTCATCTGTCTCCTTGCGATCGCCGCACCGCTGATCGCACCCCACAACCCCAATGCGATTGCGCCGGCGCAGCGGTTGGCGGATCCGTCGCTGCAACACCTCCTCGGCACTGACCATCTCGGGCGCGACATTTTCAGCCGCCTCATCTTTGGCGCGCGCGTCGCGCTCGGCGTCTCACTCGCGGTCATCGCCATTTCATTGACCACCGGCGTGGCGCTCGGCATCGCTGCTGCGCTTTCGCCCCGCGCGATCGACCTTTTCATCGCCGGCATGTTCGATATCGTCACCTCCTTTCCGAGCGTCATCCTCGCGCTTGCGCTCGTCGCCGTCTTCGGGCCGGGACTGGGCAACGTGGTGCTGCTCGTCAGCATCGTTTTCATTCCGCACTTCGGCCGCGTTGCCCGCGCTCAGACGATAACGCTGCGCAACAGCCCCTTCATCGAGGCCGAGAAAGTACTGGGAGCCGAGCCCTGGCGGGTGATACTGCATCACATCACGCCCAACATCATCGGCCCGATCTTCGTGCTCGCCTGCATGGACATTCCGGTCGTCATCACCATCGAAGCGGGCCTCAGCTTCCTCGGTCTTGGCGTTCGTCCGCCGCTCGCAAGTTGGGGAAACTTGCTCAACGACGGTTACACCTATCTCGACCAGTCGATCTGGCTTGCGACCTTTTCCGGCACAGCCCTCATTGTCGCCACCCTCGGCTTTTCGCTGCTGGGAGAGGCATTGCGAGACACTCTCGACCCAAAGCTGAGGAATGCCCTGTGA
- a CDS encoding ABC transporter ATP-binding protein gives MSEALVAIENLNVTYRGSGPPAHILNSVDLSIGRGQAVGLVGESGSGKSTVAFALVGLLANNAEVSASRAAFDGHENIFATKTAETLRGTDVAMIFQDPMTALNPMFTIGTQLVDIQRRRRPGESRKSLWARAEAVLADVGVPDAPKRMHRYPHEFSGGMRQRVVIAMALLVEPKLLIADEPTTALDATIEAQVVEVLKRLRQKTASSMLVVSHSMGLIAELCDNVVVMYAGTVVESGPVEEVLHRPRHPYTRALLACEIDPYAAFDPSQDLATIAGTVPDPARRPAGCVFAPRCSSRHERCNGTPPRRQAGSRHAFSCWQEATR, from the coding sequence GTGAGCGAGGCCCTCGTCGCCATCGAAAACCTCAATGTGACCTACCGGGGATCCGGACCGCCCGCGCACATTCTCAATTCAGTCGATCTTTCCATCGGCCGCGGGCAGGCAGTGGGCCTCGTCGGCGAGAGCGGCAGCGGCAAATCGACTGTGGCCTTCGCATTGGTGGGGTTGCTCGCAAACAATGCCGAGGTCTCGGCCAGCCGCGCCGCCTTCGACGGCCACGAGAACATCTTCGCCACGAAGACTGCCGAAACCCTTCGCGGCACCGATGTCGCGATGATTTTCCAGGACCCCATGACGGCGCTCAATCCGATGTTCACCATCGGCACCCAACTCGTCGACATCCAGCGGCGCCGGCGCCCGGGCGAAAGCCGGAAAAGCCTCTGGGCCCGCGCCGAGGCTGTGCTTGCCGATGTGGGCGTGCCGGACGCGCCGAAGCGCATGCACCGTTATCCGCATGAATTCTCCGGCGGCATGCGGCAGCGCGTGGTGATAGCAATGGCGCTCCTCGTCGAGCCAAAGCTCCTCATCGCCGACGAGCCGACGACGGCCCTCGATGCGACGATCGAGGCCCAGGTGGTCGAAGTCCTGAAGCGTCTGAGGCAAAAGACTGCGTCATCGATGCTCGTCGTCAGTCACAGCATGGGGCTGATCGCCGAACTCTGCGACAACGTCGTCGTGATGTACGCCGGTACCGTCGTCGAGTCCGGTCCGGTCGAGGAGGTGCTGCATCGTCCGAGGCACCCCTACACCCGTGCGCTTCTTGCTTGCGAAATCGACCCCTACGCTGCCTTCGACCCCTCGCAGGATCTTGCGACAATCGCCGGCACGGTACCCGATCCAGCCAGGCGACCCGCCGGTTGCGTCTTCGCCCCACGCTGTTCGTCCCGTCATGAGCGGTGCAACGGCACGCCTCCGCGTCGGCAGGCTGGAAGCCGCCACGCATTTTCCTGCTGGCAGGAGGCGACGCGATGA
- a CDS encoding oligopeptide/dipeptide ABC transporter ATP-binding protein, translating to MTTPVLVLKHAVVRYNRLTAVDGVSLELRGGETLGLVGESGCGKSSVARAIAGLQPLASGTLSVGGEVLVESTAARRRELQRRIQLLFQDPVASLSPRLTVSALLAEPLKIRRVHSPESWGRILELAEGLGLGQQLLSRYPHQLSGGQARRVALVRALAAAPSIIVADEPTAGLDISVQGELLNLLRSLRNRLGLSYLLISHNLNVVGRVTDRVAVMYLGQIVESGLTAALFRAPAHPYTQALLSANLTLDGSSRRERIVLSGELPSPSNPPSGCRFHKRCPLAQPLCSNEAPELKPGAAGRVVACHFPLAEAAAIIPQAITG from the coding sequence ATGACCACTCCCGTCCTTGTTCTGAAGCATGCCGTGGTCAGGTACAATCGGCTCACGGCCGTTGACGGGGTCTCGCTCGAACTGCGCGGCGGTGAAACGCTCGGTCTCGTCGGCGAAAGCGGTTGCGGGAAATCGTCGGTGGCTCGAGCGATCGCCGGGCTCCAGCCGCTTGCTTCGGGTACCTTGTCAGTCGGCGGCGAGGTGCTCGTCGAAAGCACGGCAGCAAGGCGGCGCGAGCTTCAGCGAAGGATCCAGCTCCTGTTCCAGGATCCGGTGGCCTCGCTCTCCCCTCGCCTGACCGTGAGCGCGCTCCTGGCCGAGCCTCTGAAGATACGAAGGGTCCACTCCCCGGAAAGCTGGGGCCGGATCCTTGAGCTTGCGGAGGGATTAGGCCTCGGCCAGCAACTGCTGTCGCGCTATCCGCACCAGCTGAGCGGTGGACAGGCCCGGCGCGTGGCACTTGTCCGGGCGCTTGCCGCCGCCCCCTCGATCATCGTCGCCGACGAGCCGACCGCCGGGCTCGACATTTCCGTTCAGGGCGAACTGCTCAACCTGTTGCGGTCGCTGCGGAACCGTCTGGGCCTCAGCTACCTGTTGATCTCCCACAACCTGAATGTCGTTGGCCGGGTGACCGATCGGGTGGCGGTCATGTATCTCGGACAGATCGTCGAAAGCGGGCTGACCGCCGCTCTCTTCCGGGCTCCGGCGCATCCCTACACGCAGGCGCTGCTATCGGCCAATCTCACGCTCGACGGGAGCAGCCGGCGCGAGCGCATCGTGCTTTCCGGCGAGCTGCCGAGCCCAAGCAATCCGCCGTCGGGATGCCGCTTCCACAAGCGATGTCCCCTCGCCCAGCCGCTTTGCTCAAACGAAGCTCCGGAACTCAAGCCTGGCGCGGCAGGACGCGTCGTCGCCTGCCATTTCCCCCTCGCCGAGGCGGCGGCGATCATCCCTCAGGCGATCACGGGGTAG
- a CDS encoding ABC transporter permease, whose translation MTSASFQIHLAFKLATALLAVAGSVVILMALTRLIPGDPATVILGSRATPEAVAALNARIGLDKPLAGQVLAFFGRLVSGDLGEDVFNGRPVLTLVAAALPNTVALAISAMLCAIAIGVPLALLSARWPGGKTDRLIAFLSVGFISTPSFVVSVFLLMVFSVTLRWFPVLGAGDAGDIGDQLWHLVLPTAALAIGWIGYIARLLRSSLLEVLGESHIRTLRAYGVSEAKILMKYALKPAILPTVAVLGMGFGELLGGAVFAEVIFNRPGLGSLIYDAIRTRNYPVVQGGVFIIVLLYVLTNLAADLAQSLIDPRERARLASRKEA comes from the coding sequence ATGACGAGCGCGTCCTTCCAGATCCACCTTGCTTTCAAGCTGGCAACGGCACTTCTCGCCGTTGCCGGCTCGGTGGTGATTCTCATGGCGCTGACGCGCCTCATCCCCGGCGATCCGGCCACAGTTATCCTCGGCTCGCGGGCAACGCCGGAGGCCGTCGCCGCCCTTAATGCCCGGATCGGGCTCGACAAGCCCTTGGCGGGACAGGTACTCGCCTTCTTCGGCCGGCTTGTGTCCGGCGACCTCGGCGAGGACGTCTTCAACGGCCGGCCGGTCCTGACCCTCGTCGCCGCGGCCCTGCCGAACACTGTGGCCCTCGCCATATCCGCCATGCTCTGTGCGATCGCCATCGGCGTTCCGCTGGCGCTGCTGTCGGCACGCTGGCCCGGAGGGAAGACAGACCGCCTGATCGCCTTCCTGAGCGTCGGCTTCATCTCGACGCCGAGCTTCGTCGTCTCGGTTTTCCTGCTGATGGTGTTTTCAGTGACGCTGCGGTGGTTCCCCGTGCTTGGTGCCGGAGATGCCGGCGACATCGGCGACCAGCTGTGGCACCTGGTGCTCCCGACCGCGGCCCTTGCCATTGGCTGGATCGGCTATATCGCGCGGCTGCTTCGCTCCTCGCTCCTCGAGGTGCTGGGCGAGAGCCACATCCGCACGCTGCGCGCTTACGGTGTCAGTGAAGCCAAGATCCTGATGAAATACGCCCTGAAGCCCGCAATTTTGCCGACTGTCGCCGTACTCGGCATGGGCTTCGGGGAGCTTCTGGGCGGGGCCGTTTTCGCGGAAGTGATCTTCAACCGTCCGGGCCTCGGCTCCCTCATCTACGACGCGATCCGTACCCGCAACTACCCCGTGGTCCAGGGTGGCGTCTTCATCATCGTGCTCCTCTATGTGCTGACAAATCTCGCCGCCGACCTGGCGCAGAGCTTGATCGATCCGCGAGAGCGGGCCCGCCTCGCCTCCCGGAAGGAGGCCTGA
- a CDS encoding isochorismatase family protein, whose protein sequence is MSETTALLVIDAQESFRHRSYFSEEGLGLYVSRQQALIDGARAAGIPVIQIFHIDDSGIFSEASGLVRTLAPLRIEPDAMFRKRRHSALVGSGLEVWLTEHGIRRVIVSGIRTEQCCETTTRHASDLGYAVDYVGEATLTFPMVDASGREWSAAEIRARTELVLAGRFARIATVEQALAGAPEAAAA, encoded by the coding sequence ATGTCCGAGACAACCGCACTTCTTGTTATCGACGCGCAGGAATCGTTCCGCCACCGCTCCTATTTCAGCGAAGAGGGACTTGGGCTCTACGTCTCCCGCCAGCAGGCCCTCATCGATGGCGCACGGGCAGCTGGCATCCCCGTGATCCAGATCTTTCACATCGACGACAGCGGTATCTTCAGCGAGGCGTCAGGGCTGGTCAGGACGCTCGCGCCACTGCGGATCGAACCGGACGCGATGTTCCGCAAGCGGCGCCACAGTGCGCTCGTCGGCAGCGGTCTGGAAGTATGGCTCACCGAGCACGGTATCCGTCGTGTCATCGTTTCGGGCATTCGCACCGAGCAGTGCTGTGAAACCACGACGCGGCACGCGTCCGATCTGGGTTATGCCGTCGACTATGTCGGGGAGGCGACGCTGACATTCCCGATGGTCGATGCATCCGGACGGGAATGGAGCGCTGCGGAAATCCGTGCCCGCACGGAACTGGTTCTGGCGGGACGATTTGCCCGCATCGCAACCGTCGAGCAGGCGCTTGCGGGCGCACCTGAGGCGGCTGCCGCATGA
- a CDS encoding ferredoxin family protein, translating into MIEVIDPDTCTDCNLCVQVCPTNVFEAVPEGPPRIARQESCQTCFMCELYCPVDAMYVEPDAERVHHVHVEDVRAKGFFGSYRKAIGWHKDTRHRRHIDDHFRLPQ; encoded by the coding sequence ATGATCGAAGTTATCGACCCGGACACCTGTACCGATTGCAATCTCTGCGTTCAGGTCTGCCCGACCAATGTCTTCGAAGCCGTTCCCGAAGGTCCGCCCCGCATCGCGCGGCAGGAGTCCTGCCAGACCTGCTTCATGTGCGAACTCTATTGCCCGGTCGATGCGATGTACGTCGAACCGGATGCCGAGCGGGTTCATCACGTCCACGTCGAGGACGTCCGCGCAAAGGGATTTTTCGGCAGTTATCGCAAGGCGATAGGCTGGCACAAGGACACCCGCCATCGTCGACATATCGACGATCATTTCCGGCTTCCGCAGTGA
- a CDS encoding FAD-binding protein has translation MTREQEQHPSTTETHLRCDVLVIGGGPAGCWAALEAAAAKVKVVLVDKGYCGSSGATASAGTQIWYVPPRPNEREAAMASREAMGGYLSDRSWMVPVLDKTFESVNRLADWGYPFPRDENGEQQRISAQGPEYMRLMRRKVKNAGVVILDHHPATELLMDGETVVGATGVRRQKSGRWTVHAGAVVLAAGGCAFMSKALGCDVLTGDGYLMGAEAGAELSGMEFSSAYAISPAFASITKTALYRFARFYRKDHTLIEGAGSARGRSIIARTLLSEPVFARLDLAETAELREILRRAQPNFFVPFDRRGIDPFTEFFEVKLRLEGTVRGTGWLRLTGLDCATAVPGLFAAGDNATREPICGGFTGGGSHNAAWAIATGAFAGTAAANFSRKASRSDVRTPPRTTAPRHADGKALDPRAVVEAVQAEVFPLEVNYFRTHAGLSASLERLESLWAAFPALPRDDDDQALQWREAQAMLATARFMYRAALARTETRGMHRRDDFPDQDDAQHHRLIASGLDQIAIRTEPVRPGVYREAAE, from the coding sequence ATGACGCGAGAACAGGAACAACACCCTTCCACCACCGAAACTCATCTTCGTTGCGATGTACTCGTCATCGGTGGCGGACCTGCCGGCTGCTGGGCAGCACTCGAAGCGGCAGCGGCGAAGGTGAAGGTCGTCCTCGTCGACAAGGGCTATTGCGGAAGCTCGGGTGCCACCGCATCGGCGGGCACGCAGATCTGGTACGTGCCCCCGCGGCCGAATGAACGGGAGGCGGCCATGGCGAGCCGCGAAGCCATGGGTGGCTATCTCTCCGATCGCTCCTGGATGGTGCCCGTGCTCGATAAGACCTTTGAAAGCGTCAATCGGCTCGCCGACTGGGGCTACCCCTTCCCGCGCGATGAAAACGGCGAGCAGCAGCGCATCTCGGCGCAGGGGCCGGAATACATGCGACTGATGCGCCGGAAGGTGAAAAATGCCGGTGTCGTCATTCTGGATCATCACCCGGCAACGGAACTGCTGATGGATGGTGAAACAGTCGTCGGCGCGACGGGCGTGCGGAGACAGAAGAGCGGTCGCTGGACGGTGCATGCCGGCGCTGTTGTCCTTGCCGCGGGCGGGTGCGCTTTCATGAGCAAGGCGCTCGGTTGCGACGTTCTCACCGGAGACGGCTACCTCATGGGTGCCGAAGCGGGTGCCGAACTCTCCGGCATGGAGTTCTCCTCGGCATACGCAATATCGCCGGCCTTCGCATCGATCACCAAGACTGCGCTTTACCGGTTTGCGCGCTTCTACCGCAAGGATCACACTCTCATTGAAGGCGCGGGCTCGGCCCGGGGTCGCTCGATCATCGCCCGTACATTGCTCTCCGAGCCGGTCTTTGCGCGTCTCGACCTTGCCGAGACGGCGGAGCTTCGAGAAATTCTGCGCCGCGCCCAGCCGAACTTCTTCGTCCCCTTCGACCGGCGCGGGATCGATCCCTTCACCGAATTCTTCGAGGTCAAGCTGAGGCTGGAGGGCACGGTCCGCGGCACCGGATGGTTACGCCTGACGGGGCTCGATTGCGCCACAGCCGTTCCAGGGCTGTTCGCTGCGGGCGATAACGCCACGCGCGAGCCAATCTGCGGCGGGTTCACCGGAGGCGGCAGCCACAATGCCGCGTGGGCGATAGCGACCGGTGCCTTCGCCGGCACTGCAGCGGCAAATTTCTCCCGGAAAGCCAGCCGGAGCGATGTTCGCACACCACCAAGGACGACCGCACCACGTCATGCGGACGGCAAGGCGCTCGACCCTCGCGCCGTCGTCGAGGCGGTTCAGGCGGAAGTCTTTCCGCTGGAGGTCAACTACTTCCGCACCCATGCGGGCCTTTCGGCCTCCCTGGAAAGGCTCGAAAGCCTCTGGGCGGCATTTCCGGCTTTGCCGCGCGACGACGACGACCAAGCGCTGCAATGGCGCGAGGCCCAGGCCATGCTAGCGACGGCACGCTTCATGTACCGCGCCGCGCTGGCGCGAACCGAGACGCGCGGCATGCACCGCCGCGACGACTTTCCGGACCAGGACGACGCCCAGCATCACCGCCTGATCGCAAGCGGCCTTGACCAGATAGCGATAAGAACGGAACCGGTCCGACCGGGCGTCTACAGGGAGGCTGCAGAATAA
- a CDS encoding PhnD/SsuA/transferrin family substrate-binding protein, with protein MQLRHCSRRLSGCLPHGSQGNACGDQRAREQFGLQPVSRAHRPACDRGALLFVRTGNRGHRASIDAVASGKADVAAIDCVTFGNTLRFDPERVAGVRVLMETASGPGLPFITSMTTSPEQLATLRRALAEVVADPALATVCDVLSLRGIHVLGDKDYEALAALDRDAARHGYPVIA; from the coding sequence ATGCAGCTTCGTCATTGTTCGCGCCGGCTCTCAGGCTGCCTCCCTCACGGATCTCAGGGGAATGCGTGCGGCGATCAACGAGCCCGGGAGCAATTCGGGCTACAACCTGTTTCGCGCGCTCATCGCCCCGCATGCGATCGAGGGGCGCTTCTTTTCGTCCGTACTGGAAACAGGGGGCACCGGGCGAGCATCGATGCGGTTGCAAGCGGCAAGGCCGACGTCGCCGCGATCGATTGCGTCACCTTTGGCAACACGTTGCGCTTCGATCCCGAGCGTGTCGCAGGCGTCCGCGTGCTCATGGAAACAGCCAGCGGACCCGGCCTTCCGTTCATCACGTCGATGACGACTTCGCCGGAACAACTGGCGACCCTGCGCCGCGCGCTTGCCGAGGTGGTCGCAGACCCGGCGCTGGCCACGGTTTGCGACGTGCTCTCGCTTCGCGGCATCCATGTGCTGGGCGACAAGGATTACGAGGCGCTCGCAGCGCTGGATCGGGATGCTGCGCGCCATGGCTACCCCGTGATCGCCTGA
- a CDS encoding helix-turn-helix domain-containing protein, protein MIMDIRPRQVPVFLVVPPRALLLDIAGPMEVLRRANMEQAAVHFQVTYVGPSSDVLSSVGLGLTGVVPLPARLPDGALVVVSGAVDQPLGTVADARDTDAPLEAEIVDWLQRSIRSGIRIATICSGALLAARAGLLEGYECTTHHSMLSALARLAPTANVRDNRLYVEDRERLTSAGVTAGIDLMLAIVTREAGHATALAVARNLVLYLRRAGADPQLSPWLEGRNHIHPAIHRAQDAVAAEPARSWSLASLATVTSTSPRNLSRLFNEHVGMSVTDYVNRMRVAFARELVVGSRLDMDSVAERAGFSSTRQFRRAWNRIHDATPARLRASAA, encoded by the coding sequence ATGATCATGGACATCCGGCCGAGACAGGTTCCCGTCTTTCTCGTCGTTCCTCCACGTGCCCTGCTGCTGGATATCGCAGGCCCGATGGAAGTTCTGCGTCGGGCGAACATGGAACAGGCGGCCGTTCATTTTCAGGTGACCTATGTCGGACCATCGTCGGATGTCCTGAGTTCCGTCGGCCTCGGGCTGACGGGTGTCGTCCCGCTTCCCGCACGGCTGCCGGACGGCGCGCTGGTCGTCGTCTCCGGCGCCGTCGACCAGCCGCTCGGGACGGTAGCCGATGCGCGGGATACGGATGCGCCGCTCGAAGCAGAGATCGTCGACTGGCTGCAGCGGAGTATCCGCTCGGGGATCCGGATTGCGACAATCTGCTCGGGCGCACTGCTTGCTGCCCGCGCGGGCCTGCTCGAAGGTTATGAGTGCACGACACATCATTCGATGCTTTCAGCGCTTGCCCGGCTAGCGCCGACGGCGAACGTACGTGACAACCGTCTTTACGTGGAGGATCGGGAACGGCTGACCAGTGCCGGTGTGACTGCCGGCATTGATCTCATGCTTGCAATCGTCACGCGGGAGGCAGGTCATGCCACAGCGTTGGCCGTCGCACGCAACCTGGTCCTTTATCTCCGCAGGGCGGGAGCGGATCCTCAGCTCTCGCCCTGGCTTGAAGGGCGGAACCACATTCATCCCGCCATTCATCGGGCGCAGGATGCCGTTGCGGCAGAGCCGGCCCGCAGCTGGTCGCTTGCATCCCTTGCGACGGTTACGTCGACCAGCCCGCGCAACCTTTCACGACTGTTCAACGAGCATGTCGGGATGAGCGTTACCGACTATGTGAACCGCATGCGTGTAGCCTTCGCGCGGGAACTTGTCGTCGGTTCAAGGCTCGACATGGACAGTGTCGCCGAACGCGCCGGCTTTTCCTCGACGCGCCAGTTCCGAAGGGCGTGGAACCGCATTCATGACGCGACGCCCGCTCGCCTGCGCGCCAGCGCTGCCTGA